Below is a window of Clostridia bacterium DNA.
CGGTAGGCGTCCCGCTGCAGGCGGAACTGCCGCACGCACAGGTCTTCCCGCCGCGCGAAGCGGAAGAGCGAGTTGAGCGCCGCGAGCATCGAGTTCGCGCTTTTGGCGGAGTAGAGCGAGCCGAGCCTGGTCTTGTAGCCGAGAGTCATCCTGCGGCTGACCTCGTTCCCGCCGGCGTACTCCGCGAAGCGCCTCGCCTCGCGCAGATACTTCTCCACGGTAGCGGCGCTCTTTTCCTGATCGCGCAGATGCTCCGCGAAGCGGCGCTGCAGTTTTTCGGTAATGAAGAGTCTTTGCATAAAAAACACCCCCATGATTTTTCCGAATATCTTTTCGGCCGGCGTGCCGAACGAAGCCGGCCGGTTATATTTTAGAACAAATGCCGCAAAATGTAAAATAAGATTGAAATTTGCGGAACGGTGTGGTATTATGTTAAGCAGAAGATTATCACACGGGAGTGATGAAATGAGCTTATCCGAAAGCGCTCTCGGCCGCGTCGAATCCGCGCGCAGGTCGGTTCTTGTCGTTGACGACGAGCTTATCAACAGAATAATGCTCGGCCATATTCTCGGGAATGACTACGACGTCGTTCTCGCGGAAAACGGCGCGCAGGCGCGCGACGTTCTTGAGGAACGCGGCGAAACGATCTCCATAGTGCTGCTCGATCTGATGATGCCCGTTATGGACGGCTACGAGCTGCTCGAGATCATGAGAGCTGATCCGAAGATGCGTCACATCCCCGTCATCGTCGCGACCTCGGAGCGCGAAGCCGAGGTGCGCAGTCTCGAGATGGGCGCCGCGGACTTCATCGAGAAGCCCTACAACGCGCCGGAGGTCATACTCGCGCGCGTGCGCCGCTCTATCGAGCTCGCCGAGGACGCCAGCATAATCAGCGCGACCGAGACGGACTCCCTCACGGGGCTTTATATCAAGCAGTTCTTCATCGAATACTGCGGCAGGGCGGATTTCTACGCGCAGGACAAGCCCATGGACGCCGCCGTGCTGAATATCAACCGGTTCCACCTTGTCAACGAGCTGTTCGGTCAGGAGGCGGGCGACAAAGCGCTCGTCGTTCTCGCCGCGCATCTCCGTTCGATCGCCGTTGAAGTCGGCGGCTTCGCCGGCAGGGGCGAAGCGGATACCTTCTACCTCTATCTGCCGCACCGCGACGACTACGTTGATATCCTCAACGGCGCGGGAGCGGTTCTGACGGAGGCGCTTCCGGATACGCACATCAGCATCCGCCTCGGCGTCTATCAGAACGTCGACAAAAGCATCACGCTGGAGCGCCGCTTCGATCACGCGAACCTCGCCTCGAGCCGCTTCCGCGGCGGGCACGAGTCGCACGTCGGCTTCTACGATTCGAGCATGCACGACCGCGAGCTTTATACCGAGCGCCTGCTTGCCGACGCCGACAGGGCGATCGCGGAGCGTCAGTTCAGGGTCTATTTCCAGCCGAAATACAACATAAAGGGCGACCGCCCCGTGCTTTGCAGCGCGGAGGCGCTGATACGCTGGATCCATCCGGAGCTCGGCTTCGTCAGCCCCGGCGCCTTTATCCCGGTATTCGAGGAGCACGGAATCATCCACAAGCTCGACGTTTTCGTCTGGAACGAAACGGCGGCGCAGATACGCCGCTGGCGCGAAGAATTCGGCTTCACTCTGCCGGTCTCGGTAAACGTTTCCCGTGTGGATATGCA
It encodes the following:
- a CDS encoding EAL domain-containing protein, whose translation is MSLSESALGRVESARRSVLVVDDELINRIMLGHILGNDYDVVLAENGAQARDVLEERGETISIVLLDLMMPVMDGYELLEIMRADPKMRHIPVIVATSEREAEVRSLEMGAADFIEKPYNAPEVILARVRRSIELAEDASIISATETDSLTGLYIKQFFIEYCGRADFYAQDKPMDAAVLNINRFHLVNELFGQEAGDKALVVLAAHLRSIAVEVGGFAGRGEADTFYLYLPHRDDYVDILNGAGAVLTEALPDTHISIRLGVYQNVDKSITLERRFDHANLASSRFRGGHESHVGFYDSSMHDRELYTERLLADADRAIAERQFRVYFQPKYNIKGDRPVLCSAEALIRWIHPELGFVSPGAFIPVFEEHGIIHKLDVFVWNETAAQIRRWREEFGFTLPVSVNVSRVDMQTDGLEEQLARIVKDNGIGFADLRLEVTESAYAEDESAVVGIVSNLRELGFRIEMDDFGSGYSSLNMLSEMPIDTLKLDMRFVKNLTAGSKGLRMIELVVGVAKFLEAQVIAEGVETAEQVELLRGCGCDMVQGYYFSKPVPPEDFARFIAAGKENG